The following are encoded in a window of Impatiens glandulifera chromosome 5, dImpGla2.1, whole genome shotgun sequence genomic DNA:
- the LOC124939088 gene encoding pentatricopeptide repeat-containing protein At3g02490, mitochondrial-like gives MARVLGRQDCIDKFWKVVNEMRDAGYEMEGKTYIETSVRFIKMKMIKDAVNLYEFAMDGANKPSMHDSTFLLKKIVVSKELDMELFGNVVKKYADGGSVFANSSLSAVLKSLASVGRYHECNKVLKTMKSGGDFLPGENLQTKIAFKLSSKKKKEEAGEFLVHMEASGGETNHRTWASLVRGYCIAGDLEEASRSFRESIEKEGISGAGYSLDLLVNEYCFRKRSAIDGFKLLSNSVKQNGVKPWHSTYKLLTEELLARRNFNEAVHLLGLMKNDGFPPFLDPFIKYVTKKGTTDEALMFLKGMTVHKFPSISVVLRVFETYMEKGKHSEAQDLLSKCPSFIRNHADVLDLFHSMKPKTSSSVASVTC, from the coding sequence ATGGCAAGGGTGTTAGGAAGGCAGGATTGCATAGATAAGTTCTGGAAAGTGGTGAATGAGATGAGGGATGCAGGGTATGAAATGGAAGGGAAAACTTACATAGAGACATCGGTTAGGTTCATTAAGATGAAGATGATCAAGGATGCTGTCAATTTGTATGAGTTTGCAATGGATGGAGCGAATAAGCCTTCGATGCATGATTCTACCTTTCTTCTCAAGAAAATAGTGGTTTCCAAGGAGCTAGATATGGAGTTGTTTGGAAATGTCGTAAAGAAGTATGCAGATGGTGGAAGTGTCTTTGCCAATTCAAGCTTGAGTGCAGTTCTTAAGTCCTTAGCCAGTGTGGGTAGATACCATGAATGCAATAAGGTCTTGAAAACGATGAAAAGTGGAGGAGACTTCTTACCTGGTGAGAATTTGCAGACTAAGATTGCCTTTAAGCTTAGCagtaagaaaaagaaagagGAGGCAGGTGAGTTCCTTGTCCACATGGAAGCCTCTGGTGGTGAGACTAATCACAGAACATGGGCTTCTTTGGTTAGGGGGTATTGTATTGCTGGAGATCTGGAGGAAGCTTCTAGAAGTTTCCGTGAGTCCATAGAAAAGGAAGGCATCAGTGGTGCTGGGTATTCCTTGGATTTATTGGTTAATGAATATTGTTTTAGGAAGAGGAGTGCCATTGATGGGTTCAAGCTCTTATCCAATTCGGTCAAGCAAAATGGAGTGAAACCTTGGCATTCCACTTACAAGTTGTTGACAGAAGAGCTATTAGCCCGGAGAAATTTTAACGAGGCTGTGCATCTTCTAGGATTGATGAAAAATGATGGTTTCCCACCTTTCTTGGATCCCTTCATAAAGTATGTGACAAAGAAGGGTACAACTGATGAAGCATTGATGTTTTTGAAGGGAATGACAGTACATAAGTTTCCTTCTATTTCCGTGGTTCTTCGTGTCTTTGAAACGTACATGGAGAAGGGAAAACACAGTGAAGCACAGGATCTACTGTCAAAATGTCCTAGCTTCATTCGAAACCATGCTGATGTTCTAGATCTTTTCCACTCAATGAAGCCTAAAACTTCTTCTTCTGTTGCATCTGTAACTTGCTAA